A DNA window from Ficedula albicollis isolate OC2 chromosome 1, FicAlb1.5, whole genome shotgun sequence contains the following coding sequences:
- the CCDC122 gene encoding coiled-coil domain-containing protein 122, whose amino-acid sequence MFCAQQMMAASAVSSLLPEMAKQSSPSLAEVVKQVAEQQQSQVADVEKSKTVLFQLQVKCQELEKEMNAILLETKTTEKEIHLQDDAIEVTKYQCENLEAQVRALYSENLKLKCDAETVQEEFETILARNNEYREKIKDHKHLFWEMESKLPVMIELAKKKAFVEELKAKKENLICDLQNPEGSVIKQVQEEITLLKSETTTLKDLINKKRDLLEEEKRKHAKLRKEIEVQNKRYDAILKRLHCQLNKVHSNKRQWHWNIQQLEKKAAELRKCLEVAELQNIM is encoded by the exons ATGTTCTGTGCACAGCAAATGATGGCAGCAAGTGCAGT TTCTTCACTTCTGCCTGAAATGGCCAAGCAAAGCTCCCCGTCACTAGCTGAAGTTGTAAAGCAagttgcagagcagcagcagtcacaggTGGCAGAtgtggaaaaaagcaaaacgGTTCTTTTCCAATTGCAG gtGAAGTGTCAGgaactagaaaaagaaatgaatgcTATTCTGTTAGAAACAAAGacaacagaaaaggaaatacatCTACAAGATGATGCCATAGAAGTGACAAAATACCAGTGTGAAAATCTGGAGGCCCAAGTCAGAGCCCTGtattctgaaaatttaaaattgaagtGTGATGCAGAAACAGTACAAGAGGAGTTTGAGACGATACTTGCAAGAAATAATGAATATcgggaaaaaataaaggatcATAAACATCTCTTTTGGGAGATGGAAAGTAAATTGCCAGTTATGATTGAACTTGCTAAAAAGAAAGCGTTTGTGGAAGAACTAAAggcaaagaaagagaatttaATCTGTGATCTCCAGAATCCAGAAGGATCTGTTATAAAACAAGTGCAG GAAGAAATCACACTTTTAAAAAGCGAAACCACAACATTGAAAGATTTaatcaataaaaaaagagatctgctggaagaagagaaaagaaagcatgcTAAGCTTAGAAAAGAAATTGAG gtACAGAATAAGAGATATGATGCTATTTTAAAACGTTTGCATTGCCAACTGAACAAAGTCCATTCCAATAAAAGACAATGGCACTGGAACATTCAGCAGTTGGAGAAGAAGGCTGCAGAACTAAGAAAGTGTCTTGAAGTAGCAGAGTTACAAAACATCATGTAA
- the LOC101821895 gene encoding uncharacterized protein LOC101821895: MCGFRTPFFVCLAAKYSRGTRSCSSEKEGASLCRSFPFSSQRGCPVGVWGAGLRLCKAGAAEGVIAAGSAPLPPSALPGHLFIGCCLAEQFVLSGGACSNAGSRQKEEIQVPAAALHCLGISSLYKSAPGLKEVRYIKLEMSVYFIRWYLAEFDRIVHLCK; this comes from the exons ATGTGTGG GTTCAGAACACCCTTTTTCGTGTGCCTGGCTGCCAAATACTCCCGTGGAACAcgcagctgcagctcagaaaagGAAGGTGCCTCGCTCTGCAGgagttttcctttcagttctcAGCGGGGCTGCCCTGTTGGTGTTTGGGGAGCCGGTTTGCGGTTGTGCAAAGCGGGCGCAGCAGAAGGTGTGATCGCAGCGGGGTCAGCGCCGCTTCCGCCTTCGGCGCTCCCCGGGCACTTGTTCATCGGCTGCTGCCTTGCAGAACAGTTTGTTCTTTCCGGTGGAGCCTGCAGCAACGCGGGGTCCCgtcaaaaagaagaaatacaggtTCCCGCTGCAGCCTTGCACTGCCTAGGAATTTCCAGCTTGTACAAATCAGCTCCGGGGTTGAAAGAAGTGAGATATATAAAGCTGGAAATGTCTGTGTATTTTATCAGATGGTACCTTGCAGAATTTGATAGGATTGTCCACCTGTGTAAGTAA
- the LACC1 gene encoding laccase domain-containing protein 1 has product MVEAVLIDLFSLPANSQSNIQGLLHNTLEAIEKRSSIHAPCVYVMCCQRQGSERKGEQEFLLPALRSFQSLNRKLEVVCAQTTAAALYTIKQRLDEKDLSIIKVILPTLRKHLMKVYIDHLFTAVYQFDFEDLQVVSDCEKLQISEHQNEGQTLPSQDVALIQSEIQMYLESLPSLKGELTILRSSLIPGDIFLHGFTTRTGGISYIPTLSSCNLFSSSKRRDPQVVVKENLRRLANVAGFNPEAFHRVKVDHANAVCIMGKTEPDNYDGIVTNQKGVTLAAPGADCIPVLFADPVRRACGAAHSGWKGTLLGVSMATVNAMVSEYGCNVKDILVVLGPSVGPCCYKLPHESAKEFHRIDPKCVRLFDSASPYIDIRRATRILLERGGILPENIQDDSVTDQNQNITFCTACHPDKFYSHFRDGTNFGTQIGFISIKD; this is encoded by the exons ATGGTGGAAGCAGTACTGATAGATCTGTTCAGCCTCCCAGCCAACTCGCAGAGCAACATCCAAGGATTACTGCACAACACTCTGGAGGCTATTGAGAAACGCTCTTCCATCCATGCTCCGTGTGTTTATGTCATGTGTTGCCAGAGGCAGGGGAGTGAAAGGAAAGGTGAACAAGAGTTcttgctcccagctctgagaaGTTTTCAGAGTCTGAATAGAAAACTGGAAGTGGTATGTGCTCAGactacagctgctgctttgtacACCATCAAACAGAGACTGGATGAAAAAGACCTGAGCATCATTAAAGTTATTCTGCCTACCTTAAGAAAACACTTAATGAAAGTGTATATAGACCATCTCTTTACAGCAGTCTACCAGTTTGACTTTGAGGATTTGCAGGTGGTATCTGACTGTGAAAAACTGCAGATATCTGAACATCAGAATGAAGGGCAAACGCTTCCTTCACAGGACGTGGCACTCATCCAAAGCGAGATTCAGATGTACTTGGAAAGCCTGCCAAGCCTGAAAGGGGAGCTCACTATCCTCAGATCTTCCCTGATCCCAG GTGATATTTTCTTACATGGGTTCACCACAAGGACAGGTGGGATCTCCTACATACCAACTCTAAGCTCCTGCAATCTCTTCAGCAGCTCGAAGCGAAGGGACCCGCAAGTTGTTGTTAAAGAAAATCTCCGCCGGCTAGCTAATGTTGCAGGATTTAACCCAGAGGCTTTCCACAGAGTCAAG GTTGATCATGCTAATGCTGTGTGTATCATGGGGAAGACAGAGCCTGACAACTATGATGGAATAGTTACTAATCAGAAGGGTGTCACgctggcagctccaggtgctgaCTGCATACCCGTGCTGTTTGCTGATCCTGTCAGAAGAGCCTGTGGTGCAGCTCATTCTG GATGGAAGGGCACATTGTTAGGAGTGTCTATGGCCACAGTGAATGCTATGGTGTCTGAATATGGCTGTAATGTGAAAGATATCCTTGTGGTGCTGGGCCCATCTGTGGGACCTTGCTGCTATAAACTTCCTCACGAATCAGCaaaagaatttcacagaattgaTCCAAAGTGTGTGAGACTATTTGACTCTGCAAGTCCTTATATTGATATCAGAAGAGCAACAAG gattctTCTTGAGAGAGGTGGGATTCTTCCAGAGAACATCCAAGATGATTCTGTCACAGACCAGAACCAAAACATCACTTTCTGTACTGCATGCCACCCAGATAAATTTTACTCTCACTTTCGTGACGGCACTAACTTTGGGACGCAGATTGGCTTCATATCAATCAAAGACTGA